The sequence GAGGTTTTCGTCTATTGTTCTGTAGTGCAGCTTATCCTCGGGGAATCTTCCTTCGGTTCTTCCGGTTGCCCAGCTCTCCTCGGGTGATGAATAAATTACCGTTATGCCTGTTCTTTCGGACAGAGCTTCGGCTTTTCGTACATCAGGCGGATAGCCTATTTCGTCACGGAGAAACTGAATATAGATAACTCTGTGTCTGTTGAGGCTTGTTTCCGAGTTTTCCACATAATGGGTAAAGATTCCGAATAGGATTATATTCAGCAGGACGGCGGAGCAGACAACAATGAACAGAAGCTTGGTGAAAACCGAGCTGAGGAGCTTTTTAATCATTGCCGCGCTCTCCTATGAACATATAGCCCGTTCCCCATACTGTTTTTATGAACAGGGGCTCTTTTGGATCGTCTTTGAGCTTGTTTCGGAGACGGCTTACCGTGACATCCACCGTGCGGTTGAAGGCGTCACAGTCTATCCCTTTGAGTTCGTTGAGTATTTTATCTCTGTCCAGCGTAACGAAGGGGTTTCTTACAAGAAGATGCAGAATACCGAATTCGCTTGTGGTCAGATCCAGCCTGACGCCGTCAAGCGTTGCGGTATATTTAGACGGCTCAACGATGAGTCTTCCGAAGCTGTACTGCGGCGGTTTTCTCTCTCCGGCAGGCATAGGTTCTCTCCGCTTTATCACCGCCTGAATCCTTGCCACCAGCTCTCTGGGTTCAAATGGCTTGGGCAGGT is a genomic window of Geovibrio thiophilus containing:
- a CDS encoding response regulator transcription factor, translated to MQTKIMIIDDDLKLIKMLKKYLSEYSFIIDAFDDPEEALEKFDERSPALVILDIMMPKINGFEVCKRIRKFSDIPVIMLSARGEVEDRIVGLEIGADDYLPKPFEPRELVARIQAVIKRREPMPAGERKPPQYSFGRLIVEPSKYTATLDGVRLDLTTSEFGILHLLVRNPFVTLDRDKILNELKGIDCDAFNRTVDVTVSRLRNKLKDDPKEPLFIKTVWGTGYMFIGERGND